One segment of Nakamurella flava DNA contains the following:
- a CDS encoding 30S ribosomal protein bS22, protein MGSVIKKRRKRMAKKKHRKLLRKTRVARRKAGK, encoded by the coding sequence ATGGGTTCCGTCATCAAGAAGCGTCGCAAGCGGATGGCCAAGAAGAAGCACCGCAAGCTGCTGCGCAAGACCCGTGTGGCGCGTCGCAAGGCCGGCAAGTAG
- a CDS encoding HAD family hydrolase: MRFRRTPLAPPSSDDPTPTEVAGAASAEAAHLALVEDAAAEQAGASPGADVSVPDLTAAAFFDVDNTLMQGASVFHFARGLAARDFFRSRDLLRFAAIQVRFRLSGEKESDTTTAREGALAFVAGRRVAEIVELGEEIYDDLMADRIYPRTLLLARKHLEEGQRVWLVTATPVELATIIARRLGLTGALGTVAEDVDGIYTGRLYGELLHGPAKAAAVRALAAREGLDLRRCTAYSDSVNDVPMLSVVGTGVAVNPDGALRQIARERGWQILDFRVGRKAALIGVPSVLGAGVVTAGVLAGRYAWQRRRS, translated from the coding sequence GTGCGTTTTCGCCGGACGCCGCTGGCTCCCCCGTCATCCGACGACCCGACGCCCACCGAGGTCGCTGGCGCCGCCTCTGCGGAGGCCGCCCACCTGGCCCTGGTCGAGGACGCCGCCGCCGAGCAGGCCGGCGCATCGCCCGGCGCCGACGTGTCGGTCCCGGATCTGACCGCCGCCGCCTTCTTCGACGTCGACAACACCCTGATGCAGGGCGCCTCGGTCTTCCACTTCGCCCGCGGACTGGCGGCCCGCGACTTCTTCCGCAGCCGCGACCTGCTGCGCTTCGCCGCGATCCAGGTGCGCTTTCGGCTCTCCGGCGAGAAGGAGAGCGACACGACGACGGCGCGGGAGGGCGCCCTGGCTTTCGTCGCCGGCCGTCGGGTGGCTGAGATCGTCGAGCTCGGCGAGGAGATCTACGACGACCTGATGGCCGACCGGATCTATCCCCGCACCCTGCTGCTGGCCCGCAAGCATCTCGAGGAGGGTCAGCGCGTCTGGCTGGTGACGGCGACCCCCGTCGAACTGGCCACCATCATCGCGCGCCGCCTCGGCCTGACCGGAGCCCTCGGCACCGTCGCCGAGGACGTCGACGGCATCTACACCGGGCGCCTGTACGGCGAACTGCTGCACGGCCCGGCCAAGGCGGCCGCCGTCCGGGCGCTGGCCGCCCGTGAGGGCCTGGACCTGCGCCGGTGCACGGCCTACTCGGACTCGGTCAACGACGTGCCCATGCTGTCGGTCGTCGGCACGGGCGTCGCGGTCAATCCGGACGGCGCCCTGCGGCAGATCGCCCGCGAACGGGGGTGGCAGATCCTCGACTTCCGGGTCGGCCGCAAGGCGGCCCTCATCGGGGTGCCCAGCGTGCTCGGGGCCGGGGTCGTCACGGCCGGGGTGCTCGCCGGCCGCTACGCCTGGCAGCGGCGACGGTCCTGA
- a CDS encoding cytochrome c biogenesis CcdA family protein — MSALTDTIVNGPYLLAAGLSLAAGAVSFASPCVLPLVPGYLSYLASLVGAETAVRTTRRAPVASGAPVTAADDEPGPDGRTPGRVGAAVRSRAVGATALFVAGFTVVFVLQSVAVLGLTRLVVLNQDLLIRVGGVVTIVVGLAMLGVFRSLQTERRLHLRPTGRLLGPPLLGAAFALGWTVCLGPTLVGVLALANASDWGGSAWRGFSLVLFYCAGLGIPFLLLAFGFGWASGALAVLRRHSRTVQVVGAVALIVLGTLMVTGAWGSVVAWLQNRANGVETVL, encoded by the coding sequence ATGAGCGCCCTGACCGACACCATCGTCAACGGCCCCTACCTGCTGGCCGCCGGTCTGTCGCTGGCCGCCGGGGCGGTCAGTTTCGCCTCGCCCTGTGTGCTGCCACTGGTGCCCGGTTACCTGTCGTATCTGGCCTCGCTGGTCGGGGCCGAGACGGCCGTCCGGACGACCCGCCGCGCTCCGGTGGCTTCCGGGGCGCCGGTGACCGCCGCCGACGACGAGCCCGGGCCGGACGGCCGGACTCCGGGCCGGGTCGGCGCGGCCGTGCGATCCCGGGCGGTCGGGGCGACGGCGCTGTTCGTCGCGGGGTTCACGGTCGTGTTCGTCCTGCAGTCGGTCGCCGTGCTGGGTCTGACCCGGCTCGTGGTGCTAAACCAGGACCTGCTGATCCGGGTCGGCGGCGTGGTCACCATCGTCGTCGGGTTGGCGATGCTCGGGGTGTTCCGCTCGTTGCAGACCGAGCGCCGGCTGCACCTGCGTCCCACCGGCCGGCTGCTGGGCCCGCCACTGTTGGGGGCGGCGTTCGCGCTCGGGTGGACCGTTTGTCTGGGCCCGACCCTGGTCGGTGTCCTTGCCCTGGCCAACGCCTCCGACTGGGGCGGATCGGCCTGGCGCGGGTTCTCGCTGGTCCTGTTCTACTGCGCCGGCCTCGGCATCCCCTTCCTGTTGCTGGCCTTCGGGTTCGGTTGGGCGTCGGGAGCGCTGGCCGTGCTGCGTCGTCACTCCCGTACCGTGCAGGTCGTCGGGGCCGTCGCGCTGATCGTGCTCGGCACGCTGATGGTGACCGGCGCCTGGGGCAGCGTCGTCGCCTGGCTGCAGAACCGGGCGAACGGCGTGGAGACTGTGCTGTGA
- a CDS encoding lysophospholipid acyltransferase family protein, protein MTARGDSGRPTAPSDRADRPEGASVTRLSPLDPPGDPATAAGLDGPPRATGPTDAHGATGSDEAGWKRSVAGGLAFLRRRLTGDYPVDEFGYDPDFTDTVLLPPLRVLFEKYFRVETLGLENIPATGGALLVANHSGTVAVDAVMVGVAVHDHHPQSRPVRMLGADLIFETPFLGELNRKAGNTLACNEDAERLLSSGELVSVFPEGFKGVGKPYSQRYRLQRFGRGGFVAAALRTGVPIIPVSIVGAEEIYPLIGNIKPLARAFGLPYFPVTPTFPLLGPLGAIPLPSKWIIEFGEPIATDHYPEGAVDDPAVVFGLTDEVRETIQQTLYRLLLRRGHPFLG, encoded by the coding sequence ATGACCGCCCGGGGCGATTCCGGGCGCCCCACCGCGCCGTCCGACCGGGCCGACCGGCCCGAAGGAGCTTCCGTGACCCGCCTGAGCCCCCTCGACCCCCCGGGTGACCCGGCGACCGCGGCCGGCCTCGACGGGCCGCCGCGGGCGACCGGCCCGACCGACGCGCACGGTGCGACCGGATCCGACGAGGCCGGCTGGAAGCGGTCGGTGGCCGGCGGCCTGGCCTTCCTGCGCCGCCGCCTGACCGGCGACTACCCGGTCGACGAGTTCGGCTACGACCCCGACTTCACCGACACCGTCCTGCTGCCGCCGCTGCGGGTGCTGTTCGAGAAGTACTTCCGGGTGGAGACCCTGGGCCTGGAGAACATCCCCGCCACCGGCGGGGCGCTGCTGGTCGCCAACCACTCCGGCACCGTCGCCGTCGACGCCGTCATGGTCGGGGTGGCCGTGCACGATCACCACCCGCAGTCCCGGCCGGTCCGGATGCTGGGCGCCGACCTCATCTTCGAGACGCCGTTCCTGGGGGAACTGAACCGCAAGGCCGGCAACACCCTGGCCTGCAACGAGGACGCCGAGCGCCTGCTGTCCAGCGGCGAGCTGGTGTCCGTCTTCCCCGAGGGGTTCAAGGGCGTCGGCAAGCCGTACTCGCAGCGGTACCGGCTGCAGCGGTTCGGCCGGGGCGGGTTCGTCGCCGCCGCCCTGCGGACCGGGGTGCCGATCATCCCGGTGTCGATCGTCGGCGCGGAGGAGATCTATCCGCTGATCGGCAACATCAAGCCGCTGGCCCGGGCGTTCGGTCTGCCCTACTTCCCGGTGACCCCGACGTTCCCCCTGCTCGGGCCGCTCGGCGCGATCCCGCTGCCCAGCAAGTGGATCATCGAGTTCGGTGAGCCGATCGCCACCGACCACTACCCGGAGGGGGCGGTCGACGATCCGGCGGTCGTGTTCGGGCTGACCGACGAAGTCCGGGAGACCATCCAGCAGACGCTGTACCGGCTACTGCTGCGGCGCGGGCACCCCTTCCTGGGCTGA
- a CDS encoding helix-turn-helix domain-containing protein produces the protein MPDRVDETPGGRSDRAADLGQMRFLTVAEVAALMRVSRMTVYRLVHSGELPAVRVGRSFRVPERTVHDYLRDAFNDVG, from the coding sequence ATGCCCGATCGAGTCGACGAGACGCCCGGCGGGCGGTCCGACCGCGCCGCCGACCTCGGCCAGATGCGGTTTCTGACCGTGGCCGAGGTCGCGGCGTTGATGCGCGTGTCCCGGATGACCGTGTACCGGCTGGTGCACTCCGGCGAGCTGCCCGCGGTCCGGGTCGGCCGCTCCTTCCGTGTCCCCGAACGCACCGTGCACGACTACCTGCGGGACGCCTTCAACGACGTCGGCTGA
- a CDS encoding glutaredoxin family protein: METTGRDASARRPRITLFTRTGCHLCEDARRVVAQVSADCGEMWREVDVDDDPEDRAEYGDLVPVVLVDDVVHGYHTVEAAALRAALGY; encoded by the coding sequence GTGGAGACCACCGGACGAGACGCGTCCGCCCGGCGACCCCGGATCACCCTGTTCACCCGGACCGGGTGCCACCTGTGCGAGGACGCCCGCCGGGTGGTGGCCCAGGTGTCGGCCGACTGCGGGGAGATGTGGCGGGAGGTCGACGTGGACGACGACCCGGAGGACCGGGCCGAGTACGGCGACCTGGTGCCGGTGGTGCTGGTCGACGACGTCGTGCACGGCTACCACACGGTCGAGGCCGCTGCGCTGCGCGCTGCACTCGGGTACTGA
- a CDS encoding TlpA family protein disulfide reductase gives MTTRSRTRGPAGRVLGALVAVLAVVLAGCTSGNDQAVFGGSFSFVSPGGKSEFSYPVSERGTLGNLSGPDLADEGKTLSLADYEGKVVVVNFWGSWCGPCRAEAPDLNAAATQLQPDGVQFLGINVKDTRSDGADFATGKQVPYPSIFDPSLRTITSIRGYPVSGIPSTLVVDRKGGVAQVWLRPVTETELVAAVSAIASEPA, from the coding sequence GTGACGACCAGATCCCGGACCCGCGGCCCCGCCGGGCGCGTTCTCGGCGCGCTCGTCGCCGTGTTGGCTGTGGTGCTGGCCGGTTGCACCAGCGGCAACGACCAGGCGGTGTTCGGTGGGTCGTTCAGTTTCGTTTCCCCCGGGGGGAAGTCCGAATTCTCCTACCCGGTGAGCGAGCGGGGCACCCTCGGCAACCTGTCGGGCCCGGACCTGGCCGACGAGGGCAAGACCCTGTCCCTGGCGGACTACGAGGGCAAGGTCGTCGTCGTCAACTTCTGGGGCTCCTGGTGCGGGCCGTGCCGGGCCGAGGCGCCCGACCTGAACGCGGCCGCTACGCAGCTGCAACCGGACGGCGTGCAGTTCCTCGGCATCAACGTCAAGGACACCCGTTCCGACGGCGCAGATTTCGCCACCGGCAAGCAGGTTCCGTACCCGTCGATCTTCGACCCGTCGCTGCGCACCATCACCTCGATCCGGGGTTATCCGGTCAGCGGCATCCCCTCCACCCTCGTGGTCGACCGCAAGGGCGGGGTCGCCCAGGTCTGGCTGCGGCCGGTGACCGAGACCGAGCTGGTCGCCGCGGTGTCGGCCATCGCCTCGGAACCGGCATGA
- a CDS encoding uroporphyrinogen-III synthase — protein MTGPQRTTGRITFVGAGPGDPGLLTLRASQSLSAATLVLTDPDVGEQITALAPNAEVHPAVGEPAEVAAALIAAAREGHQVVRLVAGDVLTADPLVKELQAVSGSAVLFDVVPGLSATAVASYSGIAVGSVHTVADVRSAASDWSSLAAAPGTLLLQASAGHLADTAAFLAESGLAGETPASVTAGATLPSQRTVDGTLATLDGMGRDLTGPLVVTVGPALAQRDRLSWWESRALYGWRVLIPQTRDSANDMLDLLRLHGAIPQIVPTVAVEPPRTPAQMERAVKGLVDGRYQWVVFTSTNSVRAVWNKFLEFGLDARAFSGVRIACVDDATADAVKNLGILPELISESQGSSAGLLDSFPEFDDVFDPVDRVLLPRADIATETLAAGLRERGWEIDDVTAYRTVRAAPPAAPIREAIKTGGFEAVCFTSSSTVRNLVGIAGKPHARTIVCCLGPKTAETAREFGLRVDVQPDVAELGSMVDALAGHATRLRAEGALPPPRKSPRRR, from the coding sequence ATGACCGGGCCACAGCGCACCACCGGCCGCATCACGTTCGTCGGGGCAGGTCCCGGTGACCCGGGCCTGCTGACGCTGCGGGCCTCCCAGTCGCTTTCCGCGGCCACCCTGGTCCTCACCGACCCGGACGTCGGCGAGCAGATCACCGCCCTGGCCCCGAACGCCGAGGTCCATCCGGCCGTGGGCGAGCCGGCCGAGGTGGCCGCGGCGCTGATCGCCGCGGCCCGCGAGGGGCACCAGGTCGTCCGGCTGGTCGCCGGCGACGTGCTCACCGCGGATCCGCTGGTCAAGGAGTTGCAGGCGGTCTCCGGCAGTGCGGTGCTCTTCGACGTCGTGCCGGGTCTGTCGGCCACGGCCGTCGCGTCGTACTCGGGGATCGCGGTCGGCTCGGTGCACACCGTGGCCGACGTCCGCTCCGCCGCCTCCGACTGGAGCAGCCTGGCCGCCGCCCCCGGGACGCTGCTGCTGCAGGCGTCCGCCGGTCACCTCGCCGACACCGCCGCCTTCCTCGCCGAGTCCGGTCTGGCCGGGGAGACCCCCGCGTCGGTGACGGCGGGCGCGACTCTGCCCAGCCAGCGCACCGTCGACGGCACCCTGGCCACCCTGGACGGCATGGGCCGGGATCTGACCGGGCCGCTCGTGGTCACGGTCGGACCGGCCCTGGCCCAGCGCGACCGCTTGTCGTGGTGGGAGTCGCGGGCGCTGTACGGCTGGCGCGTGCTGATCCCGCAGACCCGGGACTCGGCCAACGACATGCTCGACCTGCTCCGCCTGCACGGCGCGATCCCGCAGATCGTGCCGACGGTGGCCGTCGAGCCGCCGCGCACCCCGGCGCAGATGGAGCGGGCGGTCAAGGGACTGGTCGACGGCCGCTACCAGTGGGTGGTGTTCACGTCGACGAACTCGGTGCGGGCGGTGTGGAACAAGTTCCTCGAGTTCGGCCTGGACGCCCGGGCGTTCTCGGGGGTGCGGATCGCCTGCGTCGACGACGCCACGGCCGATGCCGTGAAGAACCTCGGCATCCTGCCCGAGCTGATCTCCGAGTCGCAGGGGTCCTCAGCCGGGCTGCTCGACAGCTTCCCGGAGTTCGACGACGTCTTCGACCCGGTCGACCGGGTGCTGCTGCCCCGCGCCGACATCGCCACCGAGACGCTCGCCGCCGGTCTGCGGGAACGGGGCTGGGAGATCGACGACGTCACCGCGTACCGGACCGTCCGGGCGGCCCCGCCGGCCGCCCCGATCCGCGAGGCCATCAAGACGGGCGGCTTCGAGGCGGTCTGCTTCACGTCGTCGTCCACCGTGCGCAACCTGGTCGGCATCGCGGGTAAGCCGCATGCCCGGACGATCGTCTGCTGCCTCGGCCCGAAGACGGCCGAGACCGCGCGGGAGTTCGGGTTGCGCGTGGATGTGCAGCCCGACGTCGCCGAGCTCGGTTCGATGGTCGACGCCTTGGCCGGTCACGCGACCCGCCTGCGGGCCGAGGGCGCCCTGCCGCCGCCCCGGAAGTCGCCGCGCCGCCGCTGA
- a CDS encoding redox-sensing transcriptional repressor Rex, whose translation MTLQVGGGRVGTRSAQARVPGAIPGTREIPGATVARLALYLRGLTALTDGGRVATTISSEELAQASGVNSATLRKDLSFLGSHGIRGVGYDVGTLTEEITRTLGAHQAHRVALVGLGNLGLALAGYAGFAGRGFLLSALFDSDPGRIGQLVGSGPDALPVSDIADAATICRARDITIGMIAVPADAAQAVADTLVDAGVRSILTFAPETLSVPADVEVRHVDLALELQMLAFHEARRRPPGPTVRATATDPAPLSVAGAAPVRATPPRPRRRDVTRHVPGSRPAVLGAST comes from the coding sequence GTGACGCTACAGGTCGGCGGAGGTCGGGTCGGTACCCGTTCGGCCCAGGCCAGGGTCCCGGGCGCCATCCCTGGCACCCGAGAGATCCCCGGAGCCACCGTGGCCCGGCTGGCCCTGTACCTCCGCGGCCTCACGGCCCTGACCGACGGCGGCCGCGTGGCCACGACGATCTCCTCCGAGGAACTCGCCCAGGCGTCCGGGGTCAACTCCGCCACGCTCCGCAAGGACCTGTCGTTCCTCGGCAGTCACGGCATCCGCGGCGTGGGCTACGACGTCGGGACCCTCACCGAAGAGATCACCCGCACGCTCGGCGCTCACCAGGCCCATCGGGTCGCCCTCGTCGGTCTCGGCAACCTCGGTCTGGCCCTGGCCGGATACGCCGGGTTCGCCGGCCGCGGCTTCCTGCTCTCCGCGCTGTTCGACAGCGACCCGGGGCGCATCGGCCAGCTCGTGGGTTCCGGGCCGGACGCCCTGCCCGTCTCCGACATCGCCGACGCCGCCACGATCTGCCGGGCCCGCGACATCACCATCGGCATGATCGCGGTCCCGGCCGACGCGGCCCAGGCCGTGGCCGACACCCTCGTCGACGCCGGTGTCCGATCCATCCTCACCTTCGCGCCCGAGACGCTGTCGGTCCCGGCGGACGTCGAGGTGCGGCATGTCGACCTGGCCCTGGAACTGCAGATGCTGGCGTTCCACGAGGCCCGCCGGCGTCCCCCGGGCCCGACCGTGCGGGCGACGGCCACTGACCCGGCGCCGCTGTCGGTGGCCGGCGCCGCCCCCGTCCGGGCCACTCCTCCCCGACCGCGGCGGCGGGATGTCACCCGCCACGTCCCCGGCAGCCGACCAGCCGTCCTGGGGGCCTCCACGTGA
- a CDS encoding NAD-dependent epimerase/dehydratase family protein — translation MPLPLRPAYSAGGGSDGTATGNQREGRGQMAGRVVLVTGVTRYIGSELAGRLARDPGVDRVVGVDAALPEPAARSRMGDAEFVRVDIRNPLISRVLETAGVDTVVHASASAPAPSSAARALAKEMNVLGTMQLLAACQRSDTVRSLVVRSTSLVYGSSPRDPAVFTEDTPARSVPSSGPGRDAVDIEAYVRGFSRRRPDVRVALPRFADLIGPTIRTPLARYFALTPVVPLVLGRNARLQLIHESDAVALLHTLALGDVAGPINAAGDGVLTVSQAIHRAGRVPLPVPGAGLGVLSRAMQQLRIGGFSPALVSQLATGRVMDTTRMTRDVGFVPRFTTESAFDDFAAALPPLLTPDLIRQAERTVARTLRVDPAPATIAPDDEPVVEPVGATVPAPVTRHLVSVPDAAVVTPLARPHRPRRTR, via the coding sequence GTGCCGTTGCCCCTCCGTCCGGCCTACTCGGCCGGAGGCGGGTCGGACGGGACGGCGACGGGCAACCAGCGGGAGGGACGGGGCCAGATGGCCGGACGGGTCGTGCTCGTCACCGGGGTCACCCGGTACATCGGCTCCGAGCTGGCCGGCCGACTGGCCCGTGATCCGGGGGTCGACCGGGTGGTCGGCGTCGACGCGGCGCTGCCCGAACCGGCGGCCCGGTCCCGGATGGGCGATGCGGAGTTCGTGCGGGTGGACATCCGCAACCCGCTGATCTCGCGGGTGCTGGAGACCGCCGGAGTCGACACCGTCGTCCACGCCTCGGCATCGGCGCCGGCCCCCTCCTCGGCGGCCCGGGCGCTGGCCAAGGAGATGAACGTCCTCGGCACGATGCAACTGCTCGCGGCCTGCCAGCGCTCGGACACCGTGCGGTCCCTCGTCGTCCGTTCGACGTCGCTGGTCTACGGCTCGTCGCCGCGGGACCCGGCCGTCTTCACCGAGGACACCCCGGCCCGTTCAGTGCCGTCATCCGGTCCCGGCCGCGACGCGGTCGACATCGAGGCCTACGTCCGCGGGTTCAGCCGGCGGCGCCCGGACGTGCGGGTCGCCCTGCCCCGGTTCGCCGATCTCATCGGACCCACCATCCGCACCCCACTGGCCCGCTACTTCGCGCTCACCCCGGTGGTGCCGCTGGTCCTGGGGCGCAATGCCCGTCTCCAGCTCATCCACGAGTCCGATGCGGTGGCCCTGCTGCACACCCTCGCACTGGGCGACGTCGCCGGTCCGATCAACGCGGCCGGTGACGGGGTGCTCACGGTGTCCCAGGCGATCCACCGGGCCGGACGGGTGCCGCTGCCGGTGCCCGGTGCCGGTCTCGGCGTGCTGTCCCGGGCCATGCAGCAGCTGCGGATCGGGGGGTTCTCCCCGGCGCTGGTCAGTCAGCTGGCCACCGGCCGGGTCATGGACACCACCCGGATGACCCGTGACGTCGGGTTCGTTCCCCGGTTCACCACCGAGTCCGCGTTCGACGACTTCGCCGCGGCCCTGCCGCCGCTGCTGACCCCCGACCTGATCCGACAGGCCGAGCGCACGGTGGCCCGCACGCTGCGGGTCGACCCCGCGCCCGCGACCATCGCCCCGGACGACGAACCGGTGGTCGAGCCGGTCGGTGCGACGGTGCCGGCTCCCGTCACCCGCCACCTGGTGAGCGTCCCCGATGCCGCCGTCGTCACCCCGCTGGCGCGACCGCACCGTCCCCGGCGGACCCGATGA
- a CDS encoding class I adenylate-forming enzyme family protein, which translates to MNDQQRPPRVPTPGENVADLIRRAAADHPDRPAVLGAGGPRTWAQVDAAVDAGVRDLRRRGLTPGERIVIALPTGADLALVLSACARAGAVAVPIGPQPEAVGAVAERVDAFGAVASTLPTGFPLVVDTERIARWWDASAGPAERPAAGGEDLAWLARPFGDRLVMLSHRAVRAAVTALLGLEGGLRDGDRLLQVLPLHHLSGWVTTFLPVAAVGGAAVFPAVSLDAVRAEGRSPAAGSAIDGVLAAVTEHRVTVISGAAAFYHQLAAGREAQEIVDHLSTVRILTSGVPPFESDDRRTADVLAEVGPVWPSYGLAESASVVSTTLVGAPDDPPRPGSAGRPVAGLSLRVSGQEATGTTPAQVSDPDEDAPAEAAGGAGWDDALDVLGDGGEIGEVGPIALRGATLFSGYWPDGRGGPGADGWWVSRDLGYLDDGELHVVDRAGGVLRVTGFPVYPLEVEQELLAHPWVRAAAVVGERSGPSAMSDSRVVAVVVLKAERSDLPALDEDGSTGDGPAVASDQDVVRVLAEHVATRLPAFKRPVAYHFVAELPLTDVGRVDRVAARRRFATAPGLSVPRLAVVPDPAATEPPPARDTAADGTGPSAADSPPPGKPAEGRARKGRSRRSETEKEPAAVEPAEPEAVEVAPEVAPEPVGDLDDLGVRLPAAGDRSDRGRQDTDDDLF; encoded by the coding sequence ATGAACGACCAGCAGCGACCGCCCCGGGTCCCGACGCCGGGCGAGAACGTGGCCGACCTGATCCGTCGGGCCGCCGCCGACCATCCCGACCGGCCGGCCGTGCTGGGAGCCGGCGGGCCCCGCACGTGGGCCCAAGTGGACGCCGCCGTGGACGCCGGGGTCCGTGACCTGCGCCGCCGCGGCCTGACCCCGGGGGAGCGAATCGTCATCGCCCTGCCCACGGGCGCCGACCTGGCCCTCGTCCTGTCGGCCTGCGCGCGGGCGGGGGCCGTGGCCGTGCCGATCGGTCCGCAACCGGAGGCCGTCGGCGCGGTGGCGGAGCGCGTCGATGCGTTCGGAGCGGTCGCCAGCACGCTGCCGACCGGGTTCCCGTTGGTCGTGGACACCGAGCGCATCGCCCGCTGGTGGGATGCCTCGGCCGGGCCGGCGGAACGCCCCGCCGCCGGTGGCGAGGACCTGGCCTGGCTGGCGCGTCCCTTCGGGGACCGGCTGGTCATGCTGTCGCACCGGGCCGTGCGGGCCGCCGTCACCGCGTTGCTGGGCCTGGAGGGCGGCCTGCGGGACGGCGACCGGCTGCTGCAGGTGCTGCCGTTGCACCACCTGTCGGGGTGGGTCACCACGTTCCTGCCGGTCGCCGCGGTCGGCGGCGCGGCGGTGTTCCCGGCGGTGTCGCTGGACGCGGTGCGGGCCGAGGGACGTTCGCCGGCGGCCGGGTCCGCGATCGACGGTGTGCTGGCGGCGGTCACCGAGCACCGGGTCACCGTCATCTCCGGGGCGGCCGCGTTCTACCACCAGCTGGCGGCCGGGCGGGAGGCGCAGGAAATCGTCGACCACCTGTCGACGGTGCGGATCCTCACGTCGGGGGTTCCGCCGTTCGAGAGCGACGACCGGCGGACGGCCGACGTGCTCGCCGAGGTCGGCCCGGTCTGGCCGAGTTACGGGCTGGCCGAGTCGGCCTCGGTGGTCTCGACCACGCTGGTCGGGGCGCCCGACGACCCGCCCCGGCCCGGATCGGCCGGCCGGCCGGTGGCGGGCCTGAGTCTGCGGGTGTCCGGTCAAGAGGCGACCGGCACGACGCCGGCTCAGGTGTCCGACCCCGACGAGGACGCTCCCGCCGAGGCTGCCGGTGGCGCCGGGTGGGACGACGCCCTGGACGTGCTCGGGGACGGCGGGGAGATCGGTGAGGTCGGTCCCATCGCACTGCGAGGCGCCACGCTGTTCTCCGGTTACTGGCCCGACGGTCGCGGCGGGCCGGGAGCGGACGGCTGGTGGGTGTCCCGTGACCTGGGCTATCTCGACGACGGGGAACTGCACGTGGTCGACCGGGCCGGCGGCGTGCTCCGGGTGACCGGCTTCCCGGTGTACCCGTTGGAGGTCGAGCAGGAACTGCTCGCCCACCCGTGGGTGCGGGCCGCAGCCGTCGTCGGGGAGCGGTCCGGTCCGTCGGCGATGAGCGACAGTCGGGTCGTCGCCGTCGTGGTCCTGAAGGCCGAACGGTCCGATCTCCCGGCGCTGGACGAGGACGGCTCCACGGGCGACGGCCCGGCCGTTGCCAGCGACCAGGACGTGGTGCGGGTCCTGGCCGAGCACGTGGCCACCCGGCTGCCCGCCTTCAAGCGGCCCGTCGCCTACCACTTCGTCGCCGAGTTGCCGTTGACCGACGTGGGCCGAGTGGATCGGGTGGCGGCCCGCCGCCGGTTCGCCACGGCCCCGGGTCTGTCCGTTCCCCGGCTGGCCGTGGTCCCCGATCCGGCTGCGACCGAGCCGCCGCCGGCGCGCGACACCGCCGCGGACGGGACCGGCCCGTCGGCGGCGGACTCCCCGCCGCCCGGCAAGCCCGCGGAGGGACGTGCCCGCAAGGGCCGATCGCGACGGTCCGAGACCGAGAAGGAGCCGGCGGCCGTCGAACCGGCCGAACCGGAGGCCGTCGAGGTCGCCCCCGAGGTCGCTCCCGAACCGGTCGGCGACCTGGACGATCTGGGGGTCCGCCTGCCGGCCGCCGGGGACCGCTCGGACCGGGGCCGTCAGGACACCGACGACGACCTGTTCTGA
- a CDS encoding histidine phosphatase family protein: MSADPGREVVVHLVRHGKVHNPDDLLYGCLPGYRLAASGRAMADAVASALYRSPVATAGPDDPPGHRIGYLAASPLQRAQETAAPLARMLDRSVATDDRLIEAGNAFEGTKVALNRATLLDPRTWSRMRNPFTPSWGEPYLQIAHRMLAAVYAAVDAVEQAPGAREAVLVSHQLPIVTVRRYLLGQHLWHDPRKRQCSVASVSSLTFVDGVFARLDYTEPAGHIAAVNDPEGVQ, translated from the coding sequence ATGAGCGCCGACCCGGGCCGCGAGGTCGTCGTCCACCTGGTCCGGCACGGCAAGGTGCACAACCCGGACGATCTGCTCTACGGCTGTCTGCCGGGGTACCGGCTGGCCGCCTCCGGCCGGGCGATGGCCGACGCCGTCGCGTCCGCGCTGTACCGGTCACCGGTCGCGACCGCGGGGCCGGACGACCCCCCGGGACACCGGATCGGCTATCTGGCCGCGTCACCGCTGCAGCGTGCGCAGGAGACCGCGGCCCCGTTGGCCCGGATGCTCGACCGATCCGTCGCCACCGACGATCGACTCATCGAGGCCGGGAACGCGTTCGAGGGCACCAAGGTGGCGTTGAACCGGGCCACCCTGCTCGATCCCCGCACCTGGTCGCGGATGCGGAACCCGTTCACGCCCTCGTGGGGGGAGCCGTACCTGCAGATCGCGCACCGGATGCTGGCCGCGGTCTACGCCGCCGTCGACGCCGTCGAGCAGGCCCCGGGGGCCCGCGAGGCCGTGCTGGTCTCCCATCAGCTGCCGATCGTGACGGTCCGCCGCTATCTGCTCGGACAGCACCTGTGGCACGACCCCCGCAAGCGGCAGTGTTCGGTGGCGTCGGTGTCGTCCCTAACATTCGTCGACGGGGTCTTCGCCCGCCTGGACTACACCGAGCCGGCCGGTCACATCGCCGCCGTGAACGACCCGGAGGGAGTGCAGTGA